A section of the Campylobacter porcelli genome encodes:
- the modA gene encoding molybdate ABC transporter substrate-binding protein gives MRTLLLILAFVICSFASNLNVAAAANTAYVLEETKREFIKIHPDAKINITLGSSGKLVAQIKNGAPFDLFLSANTSFADTLYKDGFAVDKPQIYTSGSVAILSVRGYEPSLNSLQNKDIKTIIIANPKTAPYGAATIEALKNAGIYDEIKHKIIESNSIGDALNQTIKAGDIGFVAASALKAKQMLQYTNYSILDSSLHTSIDQAMVILNNGKDNKLAKAFYDFILSKTAQDIFAKFGYKSID, from the coding sequence GTGAGAACACTTCTACTTATTCTAGCCTTTGTGATTTGCTCTTTTGCTTCAAACCTTAATGTCGCCGCTGCGGCAAATACTGCTTATGTCCTTGAAGAGACAAAGCGTGAATTTATCAAGATTCACCCAGACGCTAAGATCAACATCACACTAGGCTCAAGCGGCAAATTAGTAGCTCAAATAAAAAATGGAGCCCCATTTGATCTATTTTTAAGTGCTAATACCAGCTTTGCTGATACCTTATACAAAGATGGCTTCGCAGTAGATAAACCACAAATATACACTAGCGGAAGCGTAGCAATACTAAGCGTAAGAGGCTATGAGCCAAGTCTAAACTCACTACAAAACAAAGATATAAAAACAATAATAATCGCAAATCCTAAAACCGCACCATATGGAGCCGCCACAATCGAGGCTTTAAAAAATGCTGGAATTTATGATGAAATAAAGCATAAAATCATAGAATCAAATAGCATAGGAGATGCTCTAAATCAAACTATAAAAGCTGGAGATATAGGATTTGTAGCAGCTAGCGCTCTAAAGGCTAAGCAAATGCTACAATATACCAACTACTCTATCCTTGATAGCTCACTTCATACTAGCATAGACCAAGCGATGGTAATTTTAAATAACGGCAAAGATAATAAACTAGCTAAGGCGTTTTATGACTTTATTCTAAGCAAAACCGCTCAAGATATATTTGCTAAATTTGGGTATAAATCAATCGACTAG
- a CDS encoding TOBE domain-containing protein, which produces MKARINLELILNDEVVLLPKHIKLLKALDETRSITKAATVVDISYKNAWDCLDLINSKADEPLILRVDGKRKNSGSELSQYAKDIIDKYDAILKAQNHFLNEICNDLDGDIISNLKGINMKLSARNQLQATITDIEIGAVNAQITAKLSDGVLLKSIITIDSQKELNLEVGKEIIFVFKASSVILAKTDDKELKISAANKLKGKVTQATLGAVNAKISVNIGHNQIIHAIITNESAQDMRINVGDEVELFIKASHIIIATQA; this is translated from the coding sequence ATGAAAGCACGAATAAATCTTGAGCTAATTTTAAACGATGAAGTGGTGCTTTTGCCAAAACATATTAAGCTTCTAAAAGCTCTAGATGAGACTAGAAGTATTACCAAAGCTGCAACTGTAGTGGATATATCATACAAAAACGCTTGGGATTGCCTAGATTTAATCAATTCCAAAGCCGATGAGCCACTCATTCTAAGGGTTGATGGCAAGAGAAAAAATAGCGGTAGTGAGCTAAGCCAATACGCAAAAGATATAATAGATAAATATGATGCAATCTTAAAGGCTCAAAACCACTTTCTAAATGAAATTTGTAATGATTTAGATGGCGATATTATAAGTAACTTAAAGGGGATAAATATGAAACTAAGCGCTAGAAATCAGCTCCAAGCTACAATCACAGATATTGAAATTGGTGCGGTAAATGCCCAAATCACCGCTAAATTAAGCGATGGAGTGTTACTAAAATCCATAATCACAATAGATAGCCAAAAAGAGTTAAATTTAGAAGTTGGCAAGGAGATTATCTTTGTTTTTAAAGCCTCAAGCGTGATTTTAGCTAAAACTGATGATAAAGAGTTAAAAATTTCAGCAGCAAATAAACTAAAAGGCAAGGTTACTCAAGCAACCTTAGGTGCGGTAAATGCGAAAATTTCTGTAAATATAGGTCATAACCAAATAATCCACGCAATAATCACAAATGAATCAGCTCAAGATATGAGAATTAATGTAGGCGATGAAGTTGAGCTATTTATAAAAGCTAGCCATATAATTATCGCTACACAAGCCTAA
- a CDS encoding sulfate/molybdate ABC transporter ATP-binding protein yields MINFHCQKSFNGFELDAKFSVENGEFVALYGKSGSGKSTILRLLAGFDKPNSGVISNNEQIYYNKDIFLPPQKRNIGYLFQDYALFPNMSVMQNLLFAKNDIKFATELLELTQLLELKNVYPHTLSGGQKQRTALARALMRRPKLLLLDEPLSALDTNLRTKLQEYLSQIHKKYGMSIIIVSHDKNEIYRLASHVFIVDSGKIIQSGSPKELFLNSNSHQNIDFLATILEINQNLITCEYANQIYQITLPNSLNSLKIGDTITLSTQISNLKVTI; encoded by the coding sequence ATGATTAATTTCCACTGCCAAAAATCATTTAATGGATTTGAGCTTGATGCGAAATTTAGTGTAGAAAATGGTGAATTTGTCGCACTATATGGCAAGAGTGGTAGTGGTAAAAGCACGATATTAAGGCTACTTGCTGGATTTGATAAGCCAAATAGCGGAGTAATTAGTAATAATGAGCAAATTTATTATAATAAAGATATATTCTTACCACCACAAAAGCGAAATATAGGCTATCTTTTTCAAGATTATGCCCTATTTCCTAATATGAGTGTAATGCAAAATCTACTATTTGCTAAAAATGATATTAAATTTGCCACTGAATTGCTTGAATTAACCCAGCTTTTAGAGCTTAAAAATGTCTATCCCCATACTCTCTCAGGCGGTCAAAAGCAACGCACAGCCTTAGCAAGGGCTTTGATGAGACGCCCTAAACTACTGCTTTTAGATGAGCCGTTATCTGCTTTGGATACAAATTTACGCACTAAACTCCAAGAGTATCTAAGCCAAATTCACAAAAAATATGGTATGAGTATAATCATAGTTAGCCATGATAAAAATGAGATTTATAGACTTGCAAGCCATGTATTTATAGTAGATAGTGGCAAAATTATCCAAAGTGGCTCGCCAAAAGAGCTGTTTTTAAACTCAAATTCGCACCAAAATATCGATTTTCTAGCCACGATTTTAGAGATTAATCAAAACTTAATCACTTGCGAATATGCAAATCAAATTTACCAAATCACCTTACCAAATAGCCTAAATAGCCTAAAAATCGGCGATACCATCACTCTAAGCACACAAATATCAAATCTAAAGGTTACTATATGA
- a CDS encoding BON domain-containing protein, which yields MKFIILAILTSIIISGCTFKSPLLNLNSIYDTYTISKDERGIYTIIKDNIIQKKIQAKILATPNLSNFHIDVVSQWAEVLLIGEVASMSDKMELINLAKNTMGVNHIKTYINLKTENSCHFTDELAILTKIKTNLISDPLIDSTNINIHIIQCDVVFSGAIATIEQEKRALWYALHTDGVNSAYSFLHILK from the coding sequence ATGAAGTTTATAATATTAGCAATTTTGACTAGCATTATCATCAGTGGCTGCACCTTTAAATCCCCACTTTTAAATCTAAACTCCATCTATGATACATATACAATTAGCAAGGACGAGCGAGGTATTTACACCATAATAAAAGATAATATAATCCAAAAAAAGATCCAAGCCAAAATCCTAGCAACACCAAATTTAAGCAACTTCCACATAGATGTAGTCTCACAATGGGCTGAAGTATTGCTAATTGGCGAGGTAGCTAGTATGAGTGATAAGATGGAGCTAATCAATCTAGCTAAAAATACAATGGGGGTAAATCATATCAAAACATATATAAATTTAAAAACAGAAAATTCTTGCCACTTTACAGATGAACTAGCCATACTAACTAAAATCAAAACCAATCTCATCAGCGATCCGCTTATAGATAGCACAAATATAAATATCCATATTATCCAATGTGATGTTGTATTTAGCGGTGCGATCGCAACGATAGAGCAAGAGAAACGAGCCCTTTGGTATGCTTTACATACTGATGGGGTAAATAGTGCTTATTCATTTTTACATATTTTAAAATAG
- a CDS encoding PAS domain-containing protein produces MQQGKVFLASGLLKRAIIIIVMFVTMSVFGLYFIFSDSSVDGVAYLGFSTFVIILLALFLEVILYIRNNLILPIANTKIFIERLVAKEVIEPISNLDFYHINKNIYEFFTSWIGAQNSLKYYIEYYSLLFDKSDIKILFIDAKDGSIMDASRCAVDFYGYSKGELLTMSIFDIQINYDTKASYHKHRLSNGEIKFVEVISTPVSLYFNDSYFMIILDATKAQEKIESLNSEIAIIENNPAIVVKFTYADHWVATELSSNINLLIQSDEKNIDIKALCHSDDIASLSLEIERKIKLENSIYDTKKELDRSYRFKLASGEYGWFRVFVSSSKNINGQIEVIMFLLDNTDQEILKEILTNKLKRCESRILSSDLLGFEYFAKSGALKFSVDFVEFLGYKNSIDMGVSSIEDIYKIIYIDDIDILIDELDRYIEGTSRLVKCDIRLIKKDGKQIYTKIKAKALDTLNDSDEIIGTATDISDHQNYIVQSALTNAIMSSSINGIMICDVNGNILDINDSFSKITGYSKYEIIGKTPQILRSDRHDNVFYAKMWSDIKHFGSWSGKIYNKNRAGEVYLEHLVITAIKDEHGIIQRYIASFYKIME; encoded by the coding sequence ATGCAACAAGGCAAAGTTTTCCTTGCTTCTGGGCTACTTAAAAGAGCTATAATTATCATAGTAATGTTTGTTACTATGAGTGTTTTTGGTCTCTATTTTATATTTTCTGATAGTAGTGTAGATGGAGTTGCTTATCTTGGTTTTTCTACCTTTGTGATTATACTTTTGGCTCTATTTTTAGAGGTAATTTTATATATTAGAAATAATCTTATCTTACCAATTGCAAATACCAAAATATTCATTGAAAGACTTGTAGCCAAAGAGGTCATTGAGCCGATTTCAAATTTAGATTTTTACCATATTAATAAGAATATTTATGAGTTTTTTACATCGTGGATCGGGGCTCAAAATAGCTTAAAATATTATATAGAGTATTATAGTTTGCTATTTGATAAGAGTGATATAAAGATCTTATTTATTGATGCTAAAGATGGTAGCATAATGGACGCTAGTCGGTGTGCGGTGGATTTTTATGGATATTCTAAGGGTGAGCTTTTGACTATGAGTATATTTGATATTCAGATAAATTATGATACCAAAGCATCATATCATAAGCATAGACTTTCAAATGGTGAGATTAAATTTGTTGAGGTTATTAGCACGCCAGTAAGTTTATATTTTAATGATTCATATTTTATGATTATATTAGATGCTACAAAAGCACAAGAGAAGATTGAAAGCTTAAATAGCGAAATTGCTATAATAGAGAATAATCCAGCGATTGTGGTTAAATTTACATATGCAGATCACTGGGTAGCTACTGAGCTAAGCTCAAATATAAATTTACTAATCCAAAGTGATGAAAAAAATATAGATATTAAAGCTCTGTGTCATAGCGATGATATAGCCTCTTTAAGCCTAGAAATTGAGCGTAAAATCAAGCTAGAAAATAGCATATATGATACAAAAAAAGAGCTTGATCGCTCATATAGATTTAAATTAGCAAGTGGAGAGTATGGGTGGTTTAGGGTATTTGTATCAAGCAGTAAGAATATAAATGGACAAATAGAAGTTATAATGTTTTTATTAGATAATACAGATCAAGAGATATTAAAAGAGATTTTAACAAACAAATTAAAAAGATGCGAAAGTAGAATTTTAAGTAGTGATTTGCTGGGATTTGAGTATTTTGCTAAGAGTGGGGCTTTGAAATTTAGCGTTGATTTTGTGGAGTTTTTAGGCTATAAAAATAGCATTGATATGGGTGTTAGCTCCATTGAAGATATTTATAAAATTATATATATAGATGATATTGATATATTAATAGATGAGTTAGATAGATATATAGAAGGCACTTCAAGGCTTGTTAAGTGCGATATAAGATTAATTAAAAAAGATGGTAAGCAAATTTATACTAAAATAAAAGCCAAAGCTCTAGATACGCTAAATGATTCTGATGAGATTATCGGAACTGCTACTGATATTAGCGACCATCAAAACTATATAGTCCAAAGTGCATTAACAAATGCTATAATGTCAAGCTCTATTAATGGCATTATGATATGCGATGTAAATGGGAATATCCTTGATATTAATGATAGTTTCTCTAAGATTACAGGATATAGCAAATATGAGATAATAGGCAAAACCCCACAAATATTACGCTCAGATAGGCACGATAATGTATTTTATGCTAAAATGTGGTCTGATATAAAGCATTTTGGTAGTTGGAGTGGGAAAATTTATAACAAAAATCGCGCAGGTGAGGTCTATTTGGAGCATTTGGTTATAACAGCTATTAAAGATGAACACGGCATAATCCAACGCTATATAGCATCATTTTATAAAATTATGGAGTAA
- a CDS encoding ABC transporter substrate-binding protein, with translation MKRILILLSLIYTISFSIELKSIDDTLRADFQKALNIMSDNKISKEQKPLKIFELFDGYFDYSLMAKLSLSKQYKALNSSQQDEFQRLFVSNLKLSFSQKLGYYSDQEIEFVKGELTNKNRYNAHAIIKNKSENYPLILKFHPANGSDYLIYDIDIMGVSIIQSYRSQFSDLSQNTDFNEIIKRLQSVNLDNNTTIK, from the coding sequence ATGAAGAGAATTTTAATTTTACTATCTTTAATTTACACAATATCTTTTTCTATCGAGCTTAAAAGTATTGATGATACGCTTAGAGCGGATTTTCAAAAAGCTTTGAATATAATGAGCGATAATAAGATAAGCAAAGAGCAAAAACCGCTTAAGATTTTTGAGCTTTTTGATGGTTATTTTGATTACTCTTTGATGGCTAAACTCTCACTTTCTAAGCAGTATAAAGCTCTAAATAGTAGCCAGCAAGATGAATTTCAAAGGCTTTTTGTATCAAATTTAAAGCTATCTTTTTCTCAAAAGCTTGGATATTATAGCGACCAAGAGATTGAGTTTGTAAAAGGTGAGCTGACAAATAAAAATCGATATAATGCTCATGCGATTATAAAAAATAAGAGTGAAAACTACCCGTTGATACTTAAATTCCACCCTGCTAATGGGAGTGATTATCTAATTTATGATATAGATATTATGGGAGTTAGCATAATTCAAAGCTATAGAAGTCAATTTAGTGATTTATCGCAAAATACTGATTTTAACGAGATTATAAAGAGATTGCAAAGTGTAAATTTAGATAACAATACAACCATTAAATGA
- a CDS encoding DUF4405 domain-containing protein, which produces MKVSKPIATTATIATFAIVGVTGVFMFFNLKSYGIKIAHEYIGMAMVIACVLHIFANLAPFKKYFTGKKLGFISATIIAAIVFMIFAPNSNKSKLPQKELYSSFMNANLSSAMAALNSDKTAFEKYLNSKNIKFEDSSIKDFISKNNLNEVEFINTLLNR; this is translated from the coding sequence ATGAAAGTCTCTAAACCAATAGCCACCACAGCCACTATAGCTACATTTGCCATTGTCGGCGTTACTGGTGTTTTTATGTTTTTTAATCTTAAAAGCTATGGCATCAAAATAGCCCACGAATATATCGGTATGGCAATGGTGATTGCCTGTGTGCTTCACATATTTGCTAATCTTGCCCCATTTAAGAAGTATTTTACTGGCAAAAAGCTTGGCTTTATCAGTGCTACCATAATAGCTGCTATAGTATTTATGATTTTTGCTCCAAATTCAAACAAGTCAAAACTACCGCAAAAAGAGCTATACTCTAGCTTTATGAATGCGAATTTAAGTAGTGCAATGGCAGCTTTAAATAGTGATAAAACCGCATTTGAAAAATACTTAAATAGCAAAAATATTAAATTTGAAGATAGTAGCATTAAAGATTTTATCTCTAAAAATAATTTAAATGAAGTAGAATTTATAAATACTCTTTTAAATCGCTAA
- a CDS encoding VacJ family lipoprotein, with protein MLRIFFVNFIFIISCFATDIDSFEDEYIAQDSFDPLSGYNRVMTEFNHIFYQNVLIPTFKGYDYMMPNPAQDAISNFFDNLLFPIRLVNNVLQLKFANASEESLRFIVNTIVGFGGISDVATNVYGLKKHDEDLGQTLGYWGVGGGFPIVLPFLGQTNLRDLIGMSGDFFINPMSYTNEIFTDNANRYFHLNLIAKSWRVINDGSKDPELYNKLTNGTIDLYAFLKDGYEQRRNAQIQE; from the coding sequence ATGCTTAGGATCTTTTTTGTTAATTTTATCTTTATCATTAGCTGTTTTGCTACTGATATTGATTCATTTGAAGATGAGTATATCGCTCAAGATAGCTTTGATCCGCTAAGTGGGTATAATAGAGTTATGACAGAATTTAACCATATATTTTATCAAAATGTGTTGATACCGACATTTAAAGGCTATGACTATATGATGCCAAATCCAGCTCAAGATGCTATAAGCAATTTTTTTGATAATCTACTCTTTCCTATTAGATTAGTTAATAATGTATTACAACTTAAATTTGCAAATGCTAGTGAAGAGAGCTTAAGATTTATCGTTAATACTATAGTTGGTTTTGGCGGAATTAGCGATGTAGCTACTAATGTATATGGGCTTAAAAAGCATGATGAGGATCTAGGGCAAACTCTTGGCTATTGGGGTGTTGGCGGTGGATTTCCCATTGTGTTACCATTTTTAGGTCAGACAAATTTGCGGGATTTAATAGGTATGAGTGGCGACTTTTTTATCAATCCAATGAGCTATACAAATGAGATATTTACAGATAATGCAAATAGATATTTTCATCTAAATTTAATAGCAAAATCATGGCGGGTAATCAATGATGGTTCTAAAGATCCAGAGCTGTATAATAAACTAACTAACGGCACAATCGATCTATACGCATTCTTAAAAGATGGATATGAACAACGCAGAAACGCACAAATTCAGGAGTAG
- a CDS encoding efflux RND transporter permease subunit has translation MKKIFKFIVLFPKLVLALNLAISIGIGVFSYKLEIDASTQTLLLENDKDLAIYREIVKRYESKNFLIIAYKPNSNLLSKESLSKIEAISNDLEKLQSVDSVFSILKAPLLTNNPNLTMSELVDNVPNLSKAGIDMNAAKMELTNSPLYKNSLVSSDFKTTSIVVNLKDDEKYANFIEQRARLKEQPNLDQNMVENLESEFKKYRDSQRILEHQTISQIREIIKRHSGDEKLFLGGISMIADDMVSFVKSDLLVYGSGVLLLLGFCLWLFFRQIRFVIVPIIVCFLSVVLASGLFGLLGYEITVISSNYIALQLIITISVVIHLIVAYRELYFKHRDYTNIQLVYLTLRSKFKPCFFAILTTVIGFLSLCLSDIKPIIMLGMMMSVSISISLFVAFFVFGSLLTLLKKIEPKMSFENSFKFTHWCAKIAIKRAYIVYIISFIIVIIGIYGVSKLRVENSFIGYFKSNTEIYQGMKVIDTELGGTIPLDVIIKFASIKDEYSNDELGDFEDEFATNEPEYWFNSYKLEIIKKVDKFLQERDFIGNVGSLATLLEVGKSVNNNKELDPLSLSLIYKNLPSEYKELILTPYINIENNEARFSIRTLDSDPNLKRDEFIKSLKKDLQSLLENEPVEIEVAGIMVLYNNMLQALFASQADTIIFVVLALFLVFILIFRSIKLSIIGIIANLVPLCVVFGVMGIAGIALDIMSITIAAISFGIGVDDIIHYIHRFKSESRIYGIKRSILNSHLSIGYAMYYTSFAIFLGFSVMSLSNFWPTIYFGVLTDLVMLMMLLGALILLPALIFSFYKKSI, from the coding sequence ATGAAAAAGATATTTAAATTTATAGTTTTATTTCCTAAATTAGTCTTGGCATTGAACCTAGCTATATCCATTGGGATTGGGGTGTTTTCATATAAATTAGAGATTGATGCTTCAACCCAAACTTTACTTTTAGAAAATGATAAAGACCTAGCTATTTATAGAGAGATTGTAAAACGCTATGAGAGTAAGAATTTTCTCATCATCGCCTATAAGCCAAATTCTAATCTATTAAGCAAGGAGAGCTTAAGCAAGATTGAGGCTATATCAAACGATCTTGAGAAGTTACAAAGCGTGGATTCTGTATTTTCTATATTAAAAGCGCCACTTCTAACAAATAATCCAAATTTAACTATGAGCGAACTTGTAGATAATGTGCCAAATCTAAGCAAAGCTGGCATTGATATGAATGCTGCTAAAATGGAGCTAACAAATAGCCCATTATACAAAAATTCGCTCGTAAGTAGTGATTTTAAGACCACTTCAATTGTGGTAAATTTAAAAGATGATGAGAAATATGCTAATTTTATAGAGCAAAGAGCTAGATTAAAAGAGCAGCCAAATCTAGATCAAAATATGGTTGAAAATTTGGAGAGTGAGTTTAAAAAATATAGGGATTCTCAGCGTATTTTAGAGCATCAAACCATTAGCCAAATAAGAGAGATTATCAAGCGTCATAGTGGCGATGAGAAGCTATTTTTAGGCGGAATTAGTATGATAGCCGATGATATGGTAAGCTTTGTTAAGAGTGATTTGCTAGTGTATGGAAGTGGCGTATTATTACTACTTGGATTTTGCTTGTGGCTATTTTTTAGGCAGATTAGATTTGTGATTGTGCCTATTATAGTTTGCTTTTTAAGCGTGGTTTTAGCTAGTGGTTTGTTTGGGCTTTTAGGGTATGAGATTACCGTGATTAGCTCTAATTATATAGCACTTCAGCTTATTATTACTATATCAGTTGTTATACATTTGATTGTTGCTTATCGTGAGCTATATTTTAAGCATAGAGATTATACGAATATTCAGCTAGTTTATCTCACTCTTAGATCAAAATTTAAGCCATGTTTTTTTGCGATTTTGACTACTGTGATTGGATTTTTATCACTTTGTTTAAGCGATATTAAGCCTATTATTATGCTTGGAATGATGATGAGCGTGAGTATCTCTATATCGCTTTTTGTGGCGTTTTTTGTCTTTGGTAGTTTGCTTACACTGCTTAAGAAAATAGAGCCAAAAATGAGCTTTGAAAATAGCTTTAAATTCACACACTGGTGTGCGAAAATAGCCATTAAAAGGGCATATATTGTTTATATTATTAGCTTTATTATTGTGATAATTGGGATTTATGGTGTTAGTAAATTAAGGGTTGAAAATAGCTTTATAGGTTATTTTAAGTCAAATACCGAAATTTACCAAGGTATGAAGGTTATAGATACAGAGCTAGGTGGGACAATTCCACTTGATGTGATTATCAAATTTGCTTCTATCAAAGATGAGTATAGCAATGATGAGTTAGGGGATTTTGAAGATGAATTTGCTACTAACGAGCCTGAATATTGGTTTAATAGCTATAAGCTTGAGATTATCAAAAAAGTGGATAAATTTCTACAAGAGCGTGATTTTATCGGCAATGTCGGCTCACTAGCAACCCTATTAGAAGTAGGCAAGAGTGTAAATAACAATAAAGAGCTTGATCCGCTATCCCTTTCGCTAATATATAAAAATTTGCCAAGTGAGTATAAGGAGCTGATTTTAACTCCATATATAAATATAGAAAATAATGAAGCTAGATTTAGCATTAGAACACTTGATAGTGATCCAAATTTAAAGCGAGATGAGTTTATAAAATCATTAAAAAAAGATCTACAATCTTTGCTTGAAAATGAGCCAGTAGAGATAGAAGTAGCTGGTATAATGGTGCTTTATAATAATATGCTCCAAGCTCTATTTGCCTCTCAAGCTGATACGATTATCTTTGTTGTTTTGGCGCTATTTTTGGTTTTTATTTTGATATTTAGGAGTATTAAGCTCTCAATTATTGGCATAATTGCTAATCTAGTCCCACTTTGTGTGGTATTTGGCGTGATGGGAATAGCTGGAATTGCCCTTGATATTATGAGTATCACCATAGCAGCTATTAGCTTTGGGATTGGCGTTGATGATATTATCCACTATATTCATAGATTTAAGAGCGAAAGCCGTATTTATGGTATTAAGCGTTCAATTTTAAATTCTCATTTAAGCATTGGCTATGCGATGTATTATACATCATTTGCGATATTTTTAGGCTTTAGTGTGATGAGTCTATCTAATTTTTGGCCGACTATATATTTTGGCGTTTTGACTGATTTGGTTATGCTAATGATGCTTCTTGGGGCGTTAATCTTACTTCCTGCGTTGATCTTTTCATTTTATAAAAAGTCAATTTAG